ATCGAGTAACCGTTGTAATAATGTGGATAGACTGCGAAATAGTGCCCCTAGAACAATACCAATCATTAACACAAGATTAATGTTAAATTTTACAACTTTAAAAATCCATTGATATAGCAATATCGAAAACACAACGAGTAAACTTGTCTCAATAACAAATTTCAAAATGCTAAATAACCAATATGAACTAACATTACCGCTATAGCTAAAGACAATTAGTGTTTGAATCAATACAAATAGACTTTCAAACCCCATTAATGATGGCGTTAAGATACGATTATTAGTAACACTTTGAAATAGCACAGTTGAAATACTTGCTGAAAATGCCACAATAATCATCGTCAAAAGAATATAACCTCGATGAACTAAGACATAATGTAGATTATTTCCCAGATTAATCGTCATGAAAACACTTATCAATATGCACGCTAAAATACAAAGCAGTACTAAGCGCTGTTTTGATGTAAAATTTGATTTCCAAAATGTCAAATAGTGTTTAATGCTTTGCATATTTGGCTTGCTTAATTAGTAAGTAAAGAAAAATGATTGCACCAATCCCACCTAAAATAGTGCTGGCTGGTATTTCAAAGGGGGCAATAACAATACGGCCAATAATATCACACACCAGAACTAAACCGGCACCGAAGATACAAACGTAAGGAATAGTTTTGCGAACATTGTCTCCCATTATCATACTGATCAAATTAGGTACAATTAAACCAATAAATGGTAATAATCCAACTACTGAAATCACAATGCCGGTTACTAATGCAATGACTGTTAGACCCATTAACATGACAGAACGATAATTTAGACCAACGTTTATAGCAAATTCTCGCCCCATACCTGCAACAGTAAAACTATCTGCTACCCAACATGCAAATAATGTTAAGAAACCAACCAACCATAACAATTCATAACGTCCTTGAAGCACGCCGGAAAAATCACCACCATATATCCAAGCCCACAATGATTGTAATAAACCATAATACATAGCGATAAAAATTGTTACAGCACTGATGACACTTCCTAACATGATTCCTACTAATGGTACAATCAATGCTGACTTTAGAACTATCTTACGCAAAATTATCATAAATAACGCTGTTCCAACCAAAGCAAATAGACTCGCAATTGTCATTTTAAAGAAGATTGTTGCCTCAGGTACAAACACCATGACTAGCAATAACCCCAAACTTGCAGATTGTGTTGTACCTGCTAAAGAAGGTTCGATAAAACGGTTTTGAGTCAACAATTGCATAATTAATCCGGCCACACTCATAGCACTACCGGCTAATAATAGAGCCATTGTACGAGGAAGACGACTGATAAAAAGTATATCGCGCGTATCTGAATCAGTCATAAAGGTTAGAAAAGAGATATTTGTTACACCAGTTAATAGGCTTATCAATGATAAGCCTATTAAAATTATGATACCAATAATTAGGTAAGTTGACTTCATAGATTAATTATTCTTGACCTACTATTGTTATTTCATCAGCTTGCGTTGTATCTTGTTCTTCATCATATATCACATTCTCATCCGTATCGTCTGATTCATCTTCCACATCCTCATCGGATTGAGTCGAAGCTTGATCGAGCGCATCACTGACTTGGTCAAGTAAGATATTATAAGTCTGAATACCACCGGCAATATAAATAGAGGCTGAATCTAAATAAACAATATGGTTATATTTCCATGCATTAGTTTTATGTATTAAAGCATTATCTAATAACTGTTTCGCAGATGGTGAATCAGTTCGACCAATAGCATTATCACGGTCAATAACAAATAACCAGTCAGGATTTACTGTAAGTAAAAACTCAGCATTAATCACATTGCCATGAAGACCTGTACTAGCAAAGGTCGTTGCAGGCGCAAAACCTAATTCGTCATAAATAAAACCAAAGCGTGAACCCGGACCATAACCTGACATTTTACCGCCGGTCACTAGTATAACCATGGCATTACCTTGATTTGTTGCCTTTTCTTTAACAGTGGCTACTTTTTGTTTAAACTGGTTAATCAATTCTTCAGCGGCTTGTTGTTTTTCAAAAATCTGTCCCAATTGTTCAACTCGTTGAGTCAAACTTGGTAAAAAATTATGGCTATCAATTGTTAATGAAACCGTTGGCGCAATTTCGTTTAATTTCTGATAAGCATCATTTGCACGACCACCCGCAATGATTAAATCAGGTTGTAGATTGCTAAGTGCTTCGTAATTTGGTTCAAATAAGCTACCAGCATTTTGGTAATCACTACTTTCGTATTTACTTAAAAAAGGAGGTAAAGATGCATCAGTTTGCGGAACTGCGGTAATGTTAATACCAAGTGCATCCATCGTATCAAGTGTAGCCGGATTTAAAACTACGACTTTTTTAGGGTTAACGGGTACAGATGTTGTTCCCTGTTCATGTTCAATCGTGATTGTTTTAGTCGTTACCGATGCCGTATTATCAGATGTTTGCGACGTTTCAGATGAAGAATTTTTATTATCACACCCTGTCATAGTAACGGCTAACATTAGGGAAAATGCTATACTTATTGTTTTAACTAACTGTTGACGTACCAACATACAATTACCTCATTTCGTAAAAGAGACTTATTATCATTATCAATTAGTTGTCCACTATAACAAAAATTACAATATATAAAAATAAGATTATTTAATTGATTATTTAGCTGTTTAAATATTAATCGTAATAATTATTATAATCGTGTTTAACAATGGTACGAAAAGGCTTGGACAAAAATTATAATACACTGAAAATAATTATTTTTTATTATTTTTCCCCTTCAGAAACTACTTTTTAGTTACTATCAGTAGCTTTCTTTAATTTTATCAGCTACATATAACCCTGTTGCCGCAGCTTGTGATAATGAACAGCTTACACCCGAGCTATCACCTATAATATAAAGCCCATTAACCTTAGTGGCAAAATCATCATTAGTTTGTATTATAGGCGCGTAAGATTTGCTATCCATCGCATATAATATAGTATTTCCATCAATTGGCTCACCTATTAAACTTTGTAGAGCAAACAGAAAATCACATGTTTGTTGTAAGTAATCATTGGGTGTTAAACTAGCTAAATTAGCAAATTCTGCTTTAGTTAAAGTTGGTTCTATTAGATGCTTTTTAAATTTAAAGCGCGCATCAATGGTATGTAATCGTTGATAAGCAATCGGCTGTTGACCCTGATTTATGTGGTTTATTGTTTGTTGGAGATAACTATGGGCTATTTGATGATGCTTAAACCATTTGGGAATAAATAATGTAAAATTAAGATTGCTACTCTCACCTACTTCATAACAGTTTTGTCCATCTGGCATGACTAATCCGTTCTGATATTTTGCAATTACACGCCCTGATGGATTCATGCAATAAGTATAACCGGTAAAATTTTTCGTTTGATACAAAAGCTTGGTTTCAAAGGTGTTAGCTAATAATGATTGCAATTGCTTATTATGCATTTCAATTCTAAATCCAAGATCGAGTCGTGTTTCACCATAACTAAGTTCTAACTTTTGTGCGATTGTTTGCAACCATGGTAGACCACTATTTCCAACGGCAATAATTACCTGTCTACTTTGAATTATCTCACCATTAGATAATTGCAACAATATGCCATTATTATTTGGTTCAATATCCTGGGTGGTAATATTGAATTGAAACTCAACTTTTTGATTTAGTTGGTGAGCTAATTTTTTAAATATTGATGTTGATAGCGATGTTCCTAAATGTCGCGTTTGCGTGGTAAGTACTTTAAATCCATATTGTTGAGCTCGCTGCATAAGCTCTTCATTATAAGTATTATAAAGAGGTCGTTGATCAGCACCAAATTGACACAAAAGTTGATCAACTTGGAACTGATAATTAATACTCTGCTGCGCACCAATCTTTTGAGCTAATTCTCCACCAAAATCATTCGTATAATTGTATTTCCCTTCGGATAATCCTAATCCACCAAAGCCTAAATAACGAGCCTGTGTTTGATGAGTAGCAACATCTTCTCCTAGTAATAATAAGCGCTCTGTTAAAGAATGACCGGCATCCAACACTAAAACTCGTTTTTTAGTTGATGACAGACCTAAGGCTGCAAATAACCCACTCACTCCAGCGCCAATAATAACTACATCATAATTTCGCATAGTTCTAATAATACAAATATATAAATGCGCTAGTATAACACTTTTATGTAGGCTGAATAAAAAGGAAATTAACATAATAAATTACCAAGACTACATTTTTTACTGAACAACATTTTTTACTAAACAAACTATCATTATTAACGGCATGTAATTTATTAAGTTAAAACTAGATATCAGATTAGATTATTTATCTTGTTATTATTCATAAGTATAATAAAATAAATTATAACGTTTTGATTTTATTTAACTTGAGGGGAAATTATGAAAAAAAACAGTTCTGTCGATTTAGCGACTTTAATAATAAGAATTGCATTTGGTGTAATGTATTTAGCTCATGGATTAACCAAACTCTTAGTTTTTACTCCATCAGGTACCGCAGCGTATTTCACATCGTTAGGATTTCCAGCTTTGCTAGGTTATCTAGTCATTGCATTTGAAATTGGAGGAGGGATATTGCTCTTAGCTGGTTTTTTCACACGATTAATTGCTCTATTAGCGGTTATTGAAATGATCACCATTAGTCAAATTCATTCGGTAAATGGTTGGACATTTAGTAATCCTGGAGGTGGTTGGGAATATCCTGCATTTATGGCATTTATCGCATTAGCACTGATGTTTCTTGGAAGTGGAAAATTAAAATTGAATCGCCTATTCCATCATAATGACTTCAATAATAATTAATCAAAACTCGTTTATGATAGTCTTTTAATTCTAATATGATTAAAATCTTGATGTGTTATTAACTTTGGTGAATATAGAAAAAAGGAAAAA
Above is a genomic segment from Frischella perrara containing:
- a CDS encoding iron chelate uptake ABC transporter family permease subunit, yielding MQSIKHYLTFWKSNFTSKQRLVLLCILACILISVFMTINLGNNLHYVLVHRGYILLTMIIVAFSASISTVLFQSVTNNRILTPSLMGFESLFVLIQTLIVFSYSGNVSSYWLFSILKFVIETSLLVVFSILLYQWIFKVVKFNINLVLMIGIVLGALFRSLSTLLQRLLDPSEFAILQGRIFATFTRAAPELIWFSVFIIIIIGWIVWRKRHLFDVLALGRSHAINLGLNFSREVMVTLFLVSILVAIATALVGPLTFLGLMVANLAYLLAGSYQHRFILPTAFLLAVIALVAGQLVLEYALNMSGTLSVVLEFIGGIVFIYLILKRF
- a CDS encoding ABC transporter permease → MKSTYLIIGIIILIGLSLISLLTGVTNISFLTFMTDSDTRDILFISRLPRTMALLLAGSAMSVAGLIMQLLTQNRFIEPSLAGTTQSASLGLLLVMVFVPEATIFFKMTIASLFALVGTALFMIILRKIVLKSALIVPLVGIMLGSVISAVTIFIAMYYGLLQSLWAWIYGGDFSGVLQGRYELLWLVGFLTLFACWVADSFTVAGMGREFAINVGLNYRSVMLMGLTVIALVTGIVISVVGLLPFIGLIVPNLISMIMGDNVRKTIPYVCIFGAGLVLVCDIIGRIVIAPFEIPASTILGGIGAIIFLYLLIKQAKYAKH
- a CDS encoding NAD(P)/FAD-dependent oxidoreductase; translated protein: MRNYDVVIIGAGVSGLFAALGLSSTKKRVLVLDAGHSLTERLLLLGEDVATHQTQARYLGFGGLGLSEGKYNYTNDFGGELAQKIGAQQSINYQFQVDQLLCQFGADQRPLYNTYNEELMQRAQQYGFKVLTTQTRHLGTSLSTSIFKKLAHQLNQKVEFQFNITTQDIEPNNNGILLQLSNGEIIQSRQVIIAVGNSGLPWLQTIAQKLELSYGETRLDLGFRIEMHNKQLQSLLANTFETKLLYQTKNFTGYTYCMNPSGRVIAKYQNGLVMPDGQNCYEVGESSNLNFTLFIPKWFKHHQIAHSYLQQTINHINQGQQPIAYQRLHTIDARFKFKKHLIEPTLTKAEFANLASLTPNDYLQQTCDFLFALQSLIGEPIDGNTILYAMDSKSYAPIIQTNDDFATKVNGLYIIGDSSGVSCSLSQAAATGLYVADKIKESY
- a CDS encoding DoxX family protein is translated as MKKNSSVDLATLIIRIAFGVMYLAHGLTKLLVFTPSGTAAYFTSLGFPALLGYLVIAFEIGGGILLLAGFFTRLIALLAVIEMITISQIHSVNGWTFSNPGGGWEYPAFMAFIALALMFLGSGKLKLNRLFHHNDFNNN